The genomic segment CCTCCGCGATCTCGCGTGCCGCGCCGGCGGTGTCGGCGGTGGCGATGGCCTTCAGTCCGAGCTCGCGGATCACCTTGCGGCACTGGCCGAGCGCGTGGGGATGGCTGTAGACCTTGCGGATCGTGTCCAGGCCCGCCTCCGGGATCGCGACGAGCTGGTGGTTGATGCGCAGAAAATGCTCGCCGACGATATAGAGGCTGGAATTCGGCATGAGATAGTGGATGTCGGCCACACGGCCGGCGACCGTGTTCTCGATCGGGATCATGCCGAGGTCGGCCTCGCCCTCCTCGATGGCGGAGAAGGCGTCCTCGAAGGTCTCGCAGGCGACCGGCTCGTCGTCGGGAAACATCTCCAGGCACGCCCTGTGGGAATTGGCCCCCTGCTCGCCCTGGAAGACGATTCTACGCCTGGTCTCGCTCGTCACGCCCGTCAACTCCGCCAACCGCCCGGCAGGCTGCAATTATCCGGTGCGTTCGCGCGCCGCCAGAAGCATCCGGGCCCGTTCAAGATCGGCCGGAGTATCGACACCGAAGGGAACGGTGTCAACGAGCGCAACCGCGATGGTCATGCCGGCGTCGAGCGCGCGTAGCTGCTCCAGCCGCGCCGCCTTCTCGCGCGGGCTTTCCGGCAGCGAGACGAAGCGGTCCAGCGCAGCGCGGCGATAGGCGTAGATGCCGATATGGTGGTAATGCGGCCCCCGCTCCCCCGCCTCGATCTCGCGGCGGAAATCGCGCGCGCGGGCGACGGTCTCGCCATCAGCGAAGCGGGTGATGGCCTTCACCACATTGGGATTGCCGATCTCCGCCTCGTCGGTGATGAGGCTCACCGGCGTGGCGATATCGATGGCCGGATCGGCGAGCGGCGCCAGGCAGGCGCGAATCGTCTCCGGCGCGATGGTCGGCAGGTCGCCTTGGATGTTGACGACATAGGCGAAGCGGCCGTCGGGGCCGAGCCCGGCGACAGCGGCATGCACCCGGTCCGATCCGCTGGCGAGATCCGGCGCGGTGAGCACGGCCTCGCCGCCGGCGGCCCTGACGGCGTCCGCGATCTCCGGTTCGGCGGCCGCCACGACCGCGCGGCCGATGCCGGCCTCCATGGCGCGGCGCCAGACATGGACGATCATCGCCTCGCCGGCTATGTCGGCAAGGGGCTTGCCCGGCAGACGTGTCGATGCCATACGGGCGGGAATGACTGCGAGGGTGTTTTCCAATCCGGGAGCGTCCATCGTCTCGTAGTAATCGCGAAAGGCCATCGTTCAAGCGCGGCATATGTGCGCATGGGCTCAAGCGTGTTGCAAGCGGGGTGAGAAACAATTAGGTTCCGGCGCGCCGGGCGCACGCCATGCACCCGCATATTGCCCGGCGTGCAAACCGGCCGTGACCGACCATGATGAAGCGCCTTCTCGGCGGCAGAGGGGATTTGTAGACCATGATGGATACGTTCGAGCTCAACAAGATCGTCGGGGCGGTCCTGTTTGCCTTGCTCGTGGCCATGGGGCTCGGGGTGGTATCCGATATCGTCTACAACCCGCATATCCCCGACCAGCCGGGCTATGCGCTCACCATCGAACAGGCCGAGAGCGAGGGCGGCACCGAAGAGGTGAAGGAAGAGGTCCCGCTCGCTGTTCTGCTCAACGAGGCCGATCCCGCCAACGGCGAGAAGCAGGCCAAGAAATGCGCGACCTGCCACACGTTCGAGAAGGGCGGTCCGAACAAGATCGGTCCGAACCTCTACGATGTGGTCGGTCGTCCCATCGCCTCCCACGAGGGCTTCTCCTATTCCTCCGCGCTCCAGGCGAAGGCAGAAGAGCTCGGCGACTGGACCTACGAGTCGCTCGACCATTTCGTGGAGAAGCCGCAGGGCTTCGCCCAGGGCACCAAGATGAGCTTCGCGGGCATCAGGGGCGAGACGGACCGCGCCGACCTGCTCGTCTATCTGCGCTCGCTGTCGGAGAGCCCGGCGCCGCTGCCGGAAATGCCGGCCGACGATTCCGCCGCCGCGGAAGGCGCCGATGTGGACATGCCGGCCGCAGAGGATGGTGCCGCGGAAGACGGCCAGGAGGCCGCGCCGGCTGCAGAGGACGGTGCCGCCGAGGGCGGCCAGGAGGCCGCGCCGGCGGCCGGCGACGATGCCGCGCAGGACGGCGCCGAGGATCAGACACCGGCGGAAAACAGCAGCGAATAAGCCCGCTTGGGGCGCGCGGACGCGCCACGCATTACCAAAATTTAACGCCGGCGGCCCTTCCGCCGGCGTTTCCTTTTGTGGCATAGACGAAGTGAGGGAACGGTGTGCGCCGGGTTCGGCGCGGCATGAAGGCTCACCGTATGGGGCATTGCTGGAGGGCAGGTCTGATCCGATGCGCATGACGCGACGCAAAGCGCTCTCACTGCTCGGTGCCGGTGCCGGGCTGCCGTTTCTGCCGGTTCCCGGCCTGATGACGCCGGCACGCGCGCAGGCCGGCGGATGGCATCACGGCCTTTCGCTGTTCGGCGATCTCAAATACGGGCCGGACTTCAAGCATTTCGATTATGTCGATCCGGACGCCCCGAAGGGCGGGCGCCTGCGCATGGCGACCTACCAGCCCTTCGACAGCCTGAATGTCGTGCCGCCACGGGGCTCCGTCGCCCCGGGAGTGGGGCTGATCTACGACTCGCTGATGACATCCTCGCTCGACGAGGTGTCCACGGAATACGGCCTCGTGGCAGACGGCGCGGAGATCGCGGACGATATCTCCTGGGTCACCTACCGTCTGCGCGAGGGAGGCCGCTGGCACGACGGCGAGCCGATCACGCCGGCGGACGTGCTGTTCTCCTTCGACGCGCTGAAGACGCACCACCCACTCTATCACCACTATTACCAGAACGTGGTGAAGGCCGAGCAGACCGGCGACCGGGAGGTGACCTTCACCTTCGACCAGACCGGCAATCGCGAGCTGCCCAACATCGTCGGCCAGATCACGGTGCTCCCGAAGCACTATTGGGACGGCAAGGATGCCAAGGGCAATCCGCGCGACATCACCAAGACCACGCTCGATGTGCCGCTGGGATCGGGCGCCTACCGCATCAAGCAGGTCATTCCGGGCCGCACAATCGTCTATGAGCGGGTGCCGGACTATTGGGGCGCGGAGCTGCCCGTCAATATAGGACGGAACAATCTCGACGAGATCCGCTACGAGGTCTATCGCGACCTCCAGGTCGCTTTCGAGGCCTTCAAGGCCGACGCGCTCGACTTCTTCGTCGAGGCCACCTCGAAGAACTGGGTCTCCGGCTACGACTTCCCGGCGGTGAAGCGCGGCGACGTGGTCCAGGAGGCGTTCCCGCAGATGTCGCGGGCCACGGGCCGGCTGCAGGCCTGGGTGTTCAACCTGCGACGCAAGAAGTTCCAGGATCGCCGGGTGCGGCGCGCCTTCAATCTCGCGCTCGATTTCGAGACCATGAACGAGACCTTCTTCTATGGCCTCTACGAGCGTATCGACAGCTATTTCGACGGCACGGAGCTCGCGGCGACGGGCGTGCCGGAGGGGCTCGAACTGGAGATCCTGGAGAAGGTGCGCGACAAGGTGCCCGAAGCGCTCTTCACCGAGCCCTACGAGAACCCTGTCGGCGGTTCGCCCAAGGCCGTCCGGCGCAATCTGCGCGAGGCGCTCAAGCTGCTCGAGGAGGCCGGCTGGGTGGTGAAGAACCGCAGGCTCGTGAATGCGGAGACGGGCGAGCCCTTCACCGTGCAGTTCCTGTCCGACGATCCGCGCTCGGAGCGCACTGTGGGCTTCTACAAGAAGAACCTGGAGCGGCTCGGCATGGACGTGTCGCTGCGCGTGGTCGATTCCTCGCAGTACCAGAACAGGCTGCGCTCGTTCGATTTCGATATCATCTCCGTCGTCAAGCTCCAGTCTCTCTCGCCGGGCAACGAGCAGCGCAACTACTGGGGATCGGAGTCCGCCGACGTGCCCGGCTCGGACAACGAGATGGGCATCAAGAACCCGGCAGTGGACTACCTGATCGACCGGATCATCTATGCGGAGAACCGCGAGGAGCTGGTCGCGGCGACCCATGCGCTCGACCGGGTGCTCCTGTGGAACGACTATGTCGTGCCCCAGTGGATTTCCGGCGAGATCTGGACGGCGCGCTGGAACCGCTATTCCCATCCCGATCCGTTGCCGGAATACAGCTTCGGCTTTCCGTCCATCTGGTGGTACGACAAGGACAAGGCCGCCGCGATCGGTGGCGAGGGATAGGGACCTTGAGGCGATGAGCGGACCGTCCGTCACCCGGCGATGCGTGCTCAAGGGCACGGGCGCCCTGGCCGCGTTGCCCGTCTTGCCCCGGATGGCAGACGCGGCCGGCGAGGACCGCCACGGCCTGTCGGCCTTCGGCGACCTGAAATATCCGCCGGACTTCGCCCATTTCGACTATGTGAACCCCGACGCGCCGAAGGGCGGCGTGCTCTCCACCGTGCCGTCGAGCTGGGGCTGGAACCAGAGCCCGCTCACCTTCAACACGCTCAACACGCTCGTCCTGAAGGGCGACGCGCCGGTCGGGCTCGATATCATCTATGACAGCCTGATGACGCGCGCGACCGACGAGCCGGACGCGGTCTACGGCCTCGTCGCGCGGAGCGTGCGGATCTCCGGCGACGGCAATCTCTACACCTTCCTTCTGCGCCCGGAGGCGCGGTTCCACGACGGATCGCCGCTGACCGCCGACGATGTCGTCTTCTCGCTCCTGACGCTCAAGGAGAAGGGCCATCCCGCCGTCAGCCAGTCGATCCGCGACATGGTGGAGGTCTCCCGCGATGGCGACCGCGCCGTGACCGTGCGTCTGGCCGACGACCACAGCCGCGGCCTTCCCATGCTCGTCGCCTCCCTGCCCATCGTGTCGCGCGCCTGGTACGAGACGCGCGATTTCGCCGCCAGCACGCTGGAGCGGCCGCTGGCGAGCGGGCCCTACAAGGTGGGCGCCTTCGAGCCCGGGCGCTTTATCGAGTACAAGCGCGCGGGCAATTACTGGGCCCGCGACCTGCCGGTCAATCGCGGGCGGTACAATTTCGACATCTACCGCGTGGAGTTCTTCCGCGACCGGGACGTGGCGTTCGAGGCTTTCAAGGCCAAGACCTATCTCCTGCGCGAGGAGTTCTCGTCGAAGAGCTGGGCGACGCAATACGATTTTCCCGCGATCGCCGACGGCCGGGTCGTGCAAGACACCATTCCCGACAACCGCCCTTCCGGCGCGCAGGGCTATTTCCTGAATACCCGCCGCCCGCAATTCTCCGACCGGCGGGTGCGCGAGGCGCTCATCTACGCCTTCGATTTCGAATGGGCCAATGAGAACCTGTTCTACGGGCTCTACAAGCGGACCCATTCCTTCTTCCAGAACTCCGACATGATGGCGCAGGGCGAGCCCGGCGAAGCGGAGCTTGCGCTGCTCGAGCCCTATCGCGGCCAGGTGCCGGACGAGGTGTTCGGCGAGCCCTTCTCCCCGCCCGTCACCGACGGGTCGGGCCGCGACCGCGGCTCCCTGCGCCACGCCAAGAGGCTGCTTCAGGAGGCGGGCTGGACGGTCAGCGACGGCGCCTTGCGCAATGCGGCGGGCGAGCCCTTCACGATCGAGTTCCTGGAGGACGATCCGAGCTTCGAGCGCGTGACCATGCCCTATGTGCGGCGGCTGGAGCGGCTCGGCATCCAGGCGCGCATCCGCACGGTCGATCCCGCCCAGTTCCAGTCGCGCCTGAAGGATTTCGACTACGACGTCGTCGTCAGGCGCTATGCCATGCCGCAGACGCCCGACGAGGGCATCAAGAGGTTCTGGAGCTCCGCCGACGCCGACGTGCCGGGCAGCGACAATCTCTCCGGCATCAAGGATCCGGTGGTCGACGCGCTGACGGAGACCATGATCCGCGCCAAGACCCGCGAGGAGATGGTCGCCGCCGCCCGCGCGCTCGACCGCGTGCTGCGCGCGGGCCGGTACTGGGTGCCGCACTGGTACAAGGGCACGCATACGCTGGCCTATTGGGATGCGTTCGAGAGGCCTGAGACCAAGCCGGCCTACGAGCGCGGCATCGTGACCACCTGGTGGTCGCGCACCGGCGGCGACGCGGCGGGCGACGGGGGCGCGCGCGGATGACGGCCTATATCGTCAGGCGCCTCCTGCTCATGGTGCCCACCATTCTGGGTATCATGCTTATCAGCTTCGTTATCGTGCAGTTCGCGCCGGGCGGTCCGGTGGAACGCGTGCTGGCCCAGATCTCCGGGTCCGATGTCGCAGCGACCGCACGCATCTCCGGCGGCACGGGCGGCGACGGGGGCGGTGGCGGCGGTGTCAGCAGCTCCGGCGGCGGCGAGAGCATCACGTCGAAATACCGCGGGGCGCGCGGCCTCGATCCGGAATTCATCCGCCAGCTCGAAGAGCAGTTCGGCTTCGACAAGCCGGCGCATGAGCGCTTCCTGCTGATGCTGAAGAACTTCATCACCTTCGATTTCGGCCAGAGCTATTTCCGCGACATATCGGTGATCGACCTCATACTGGAGAAGATGCCGGTCTCGGTGTCGCTCGGCCTGTGGATGACCGTCCTGTCCTACATGATCTCCATCCCGCTCGGCATCGCCAAGGCGATGCACGACGGCACGCGCTTCGATGTATGGACCAGCGCGGTGGTGATCGTGGGCTACGCGATCCCGGGCTTCCTGTTCGCTGTGCTGCTGATCGTGCTGTTCGCCGGGGGCTCGTTCTTCGATATCTTCCCCTTGCGCGGCCTCGTCTCCGACAACTGGGACAGCCTCGCCTGGTACGACAAGATCCTCGACTATCTCTGGCACCTCGTGCTGCCCATCGCCGCGCTCGCCATCGGCGCCTTCGCGACGACGACGCTGTTGACCAAGAACTCCTTCCTCGACGAGATCCGCAAGCAATATGTGATGACCGCGCGCGCCAAGGGGCTGACCGAGCGCCAGGTGCTCTACGGCCATGTCTTCCGCAACGCCATGCTGATCATCATCGCGGGCTTTCCGGGCGCCTTCATCTCGGCCTTCTTCACGGGCTCGCTGCTGATCGAGACGATCTTCTCGCTCGACGGGCTGGGGCTGCTCTCGTTTGAGTCCATCGTCAACCGCGACTATCCGGTCGTCTTCGCCACGCTCTACATCTTCAGCCTGCTCGGGCTGGTGGTGAACCTCATCTCCGACCTCACCTATACTTGGGTCGATCCGCGCATCGACTTCGAGACGCGCGAGGTGTGAGGCGATGGAGGCACGCAAGGACAGGCCCGAAGATCACGAGGGCGCGCTCGCGGCAGGCTCCGCCGAAGCGCTTCATGCCACGCCCGAACGCACCGGCTGGCTCTCCCCGATCAACCAGCGCCGGCTGGATAATTTCAAGGCCAACCGGCGCGGCTACTGGTCCTTCTGGATCTTCCTCGTCCTGTTCCTGGTGACGCTGTTTGCGGAGTTCATCGCCAATGACCGCCCGCTCCTGGTGGAATATGGCGGCGAGTACTATTTCCCGATCTTCGAGGCCTATCCCGAGACCGTCTTCGGCGGCGATTTCGAAACGGAAGCGGACTATCGCGATCCCTTCGTCCAGGACCTCATCCAGGAGGATGGCGGCTGGATCGTCTGGCCGCTCATCCCCTACAGCTACGACACGATCAATCTGGACCTGCCGGTGCCCGCGCCCGCGCCGCCCTCGGCGGAGAACTGGCTGGGCACGGACGATCAGGGCCGCGACGTGGTGGCGCGCGTCATCTACGGCTTCCGCATATCGGTCCTGTTCGGGCTGACGCTGACCGTCGTCTCCTCCTTCATCGGCGTGGTGGCCGGTGCCGTGCAGGGCTATTTCGGCGGCTGGACGGATCTCATCTTCCAGCGCGTCATCGAGATCTGGACATCGATCCCGGCGCTCTATCTCCTGATCATCATCGCCTCGGTGATCGAGCCGAATTTCTGGATCCTGCTCGGCATCCTGCTGCTGTTCTCCTGGGTCGCGCTTGTCGGCGTGGTCAGGGCGGAGTTCCTGCGCGGGCGCAATCTGGAGTTCGTCACGGCCGCGCGCGCCATGGGCCATACCAATCTCGTCATCATGTTCCGCCACCTCCTGCCCAACGCCATGGTGGCCACCCTCACTTTCATGCCGTTCATCCTCAACGGTTCGATCACCACGCTCACCTCGCTCGACTTCCTGGGCTTCGGCCTGCCGCCGGGCTCGCCCTCGCTCGGCGAGCTTCTGGCGCAGGGCAAGGCGAACCTGCAGGCGCCGTGGCTCGGCATTTCGGGCTTCGTCGTGATCGCGCTGATGCTGAGCCTGCTGATCTTCATCGGCGAGGCCGTGCGCGACGCCTTCGATCCGAGGAAGACCTACCAATGAGCGCGAACGCGGGCGACACGCTTCTTCAGGTGCAGGACCTGTCGGTCGCCTTCCGGCAGGGCGGCGGGGAGACGCTCGCCGTCGACCGCGTCTCCTTCGACGTCAAGCCGGGCGAGACGGTGGCGCTCGTGGGCGAGTCGGGCTCCGGCAAGACGGTGAGCGCGCTCTCCGTCATGCGGCTCCTGCCCTATCCCTCCGCGCGCCACCCGTCCGGGCTCATCCGCTTCAAGGGCACCGACGTGCTCAAGGCCGACGACCGCACCATGCGCGGCATCCGCGGCAACGACATCGCGATGATCTTCCAGGAGCCCATGAGCTCGCTGAACCCGCTGCATTCCGTTGAGCGCCAGATCGGCGAGGTTCTGACGCTGCATCAGGGCATGAGCGACGCGAAGGCCCGCAATCGTGTTCTGGAGCTTCTGGACATTGTCGGCATTCCCGACCCCGAGACCCGGCTGAAGAGCTATCCCCACCAGCTCTCCGGCGGCCAGCGCCAGCGCGTCATGATCGCCATGGCGCTCGCCAACGAGCCCGATCTCCTGATCGCTGACGAGCCGACCACGGCGCTCGACGTGACCATCCAGGCGCAGATCCTGGAGCTGCTCAAGCGGCTCCAGAAGGAGCTCGGCATGGCCATGCTGCTCATCACCCACGATCTCGGTATCGTGCGCAAGATGGCCGAGCGCGTGAATGTCATGACGCATGGCAGGATCGTGGAGCAGGGGCCGACGGAGCAGATCTTCGACCGGCCCGAACACGCCTATACGAAAAGCCTCCTGTCGGCGGAGCCCAAGGGCGAGCCGCCCGGCACCGACAGCACCGGCACCGTGGTCATGGAGACCGACGACCTCAAGGTCTGGTTCCCGATCCGGCGCGGTCTCTTCAAGCGCACGGTCGGCTATGTGAAGGCGGTCGACGGCGTGACGGTGAAGATCCGCGAGGGCGAGACGCTGGGCGTGGTCGGCGAATCGGGCTCCGGCAAGACCTCGCTCGGGCTCGCCATCATGCGCCTCATCTCCTCGAAGGGGCGTATCGCCTATATCGGCCGGCCCATCGAGGCGCTCAATGCGCGCCAGATGCGGCCGCTGCGCAAGGATCTCCAGATCGTCTTCCAGGATCCCTACGGCTCGCTCAGCCCGCGCATGTCGATCGCGCAGATCGTCGGGGAGGGTCTGCTCGTGCAGGACAGGGGGCTGCCTTACGACGAGCAGCGCGAGCGCATCGCCCAGTCCTTAAGGGAAGTCGGCATCGATCCGGCGGCGATGGACCGTTACCCCCACGAATTCTCCGGGGGTCAGCGCCAGCGCATCGCGGTCGCGCGCGCCATGGTGCTCAAGCCCCGCTTCGTCATGCTGGACGAACCGACCAGCGCGCTCGACATGTCCGTCCAGGCCCAGATCGTCGACCTCCTGCGCGATCTCCAGAAGCGCCACAGGCTCGCCTACCTCTTCATCAGCCACGATCTCAGGGTGGTGCGCGCGCTGGCCAACGAGGTGGTGGTGATGCGCGATGGCCAGGTGGTGGAGCAGGGCGAGGCCACGACGATCTTCGAGGCGCCGCGCACCGACTATACCAGGGCGCTCATGGCCGCCGCCTTCGATCTCGAAACCGCCCCGGCGGGCATCGTCGCGGAATAGCGGGGTTTGGGGGGAACCGGCACCGGTCCGCGTCCCCGCCCGCCTTGCAATTCGGCCCGGGCCATGCTTGGAGAGGGGCGGGCGTCCGCCCGGTCCACTCCCGATTCCCGTTCCCGACTGCGAGGCAGCGATGGCGATCCTCTATCTGATCAGCGGCTGGCAGACCGATCACTGGGTGTCCGCGATGCGCGAGCTCGCGCCGGAGCGCGACGTGCGCCTGTGGCCCGATGCCGGCGCGCTGTCGGAGATCGATTATGTGCTCGCCTGGAAGCCGCTGACAGGCGTGTTCAAGACACTGCCGAACCTCAAGGCGATCTTCTCGCTCGGCGCCGGCGTCGACGCCATCATGGCCGATCCGGACCTGCCGGGCGTCCCCGTGGCGCGCATCGTCGATCCCGATCTCACCATGCGCATGACGGAATATGTCGTGCTGCATGTGCTGATGCATCACCGCCAGCAGCGCAGATACGATGCGGTCCAGGCGCGCCGGGAATGGCGGCCGCTCGACCAGCCGCCGGCAAACGCGGTGCGCGTCGGCATCATGGGACTCGGCGCGCTTGGCCGTGACGCTGCGGAAAAACTGCGCGATCTGGGCTTCGACGTCGCCGGCTGGAGCCGCTCGCCGAAGCGTGTGGAGGGGGTGGCCTGCTTTGCCGGGGATGACGGGCTTAAGCCCTTCCTCGCCCGCACCGACATCCTTGTCTGCCTCCTGCCGCATACGCCGGAAACGGAGGGGCTGATCGACCGTAAGCTCATTGCGGGCCTCGCGCGCGACGGCGCGATCGAGGGGCCGGCGCTCATCAACGCCGCGCGCGGCAAGCTGCAGGTGGAGGCCGATATCCTCGCAGCCCTCGACGACGGCACGCTCGCCCATGCCACGCTCGACGTCTTCGAGACCGAGCCGCTGCCGCAGGAAAGCCCGTTCTGGACCCATCCGCGCGTGACGCTCACACCCCATGTGGCCAGCGATTCCGATCCGCTCTCGCTCACCCGCAATATCCTCGCCCAGATCGAGCGCTTCGAGGCCGGCCAGCCTCTGGAGAACCTCGTGGACCGCAACCGGGGCTATTGACGCCCACGGGCGGAAGGCGGGGCAAGGGGTGAGGGACTACGCGATCCTGTCCGGCAGGCCGCGCCCGTTATTCCACCACCGGTTCGGATTGTCGCTCCCCGGATTGTAGGCTGCCCGGCTCGCCCAGTCCTCGCGCAGAAAGATGACCGGCTCCTCGTAGTGGTGGACATGGAGGATCGCGTCCATGACCGCTTCCAGGACGGAGAGGTCGCGTTCGATGGAGATCTTCAGCTCCACCATCGGGTAGGTTTCCGTGCTGCCCGCCTCGAAGCCGCCGACATGCGTCGTCGTGGTCGAGCCTGGCTCGGGCTGCGATGTCTCCTTGCCGAGCGCGGAGATGCTCGCATTGCGCTGGTAGCGCCCGAAGGAAAGCGGGTGCACCTCCATGACCGCATCGAGAATCCGGTCCGTGTCCTCCGGCAGTGTCTGAATTTCGAGCGTCCAGACGGGAACGAATGTTCCCGATCTTGCCTGATAACCTTCCAGAACGGACATGGATAGGCTCCCTGTAGAATGTTCTCTTTTTGTTCCATTTTCCGCGCGCGCTGTCAAGGCGATGGACGCGGCTATCGCGAAGGGCCGGGCCGGGCAAGCCCGACACGGGCCTCACTCCGGCACCATGCGGCGGATACCGGTGACATTGCCGTAGAGGCGGGCGATGCGGTCGACGGCCTCGTGCAGCGGCTCGATCACCACCTGCATGTGGTGGCCGTTGGCGTGAAGAAACCGCTCGCCGTCGACCATCAGGCCGACATGGCCCTTCCAGAAGACGAGATCGCCGCGGTGGAGCGCGGCGAAACCGTGCGCGTCGACCGGCACGCCGAGGGCGGCCTCCTGCATGTCGCTGTCGCGCGGGCAGGGATGGCCCGCGGCATGGAGCGCGAGCTGGACGAGGCCCGAACAGTCGACCCCCGTAAACCCCTTGCCGCCCCACAGATAGGGAACATGGAGCAGCGTTTCCGCGACGGCGACATAGTCCTGCGCATAGTCGCGCAAAGGCCGCACATGGCGGGCATAGACATAGCGCCCGTCGGCCAGCACGGCGAAGGGGCCCTCGGTGCCGGCAATGGCGAGCCGCGCATTGAGCCCGACACCCGTGACGGGCTGCGACTTCACGTCCGGCTGCGGATAGAGGAAGGTGCGAGGCACGCTCACGCGGTGGGTTGCCGGCTGGGCCTCCGGCGCGAGGCTGCCCGCGCGTGCATAGCCGACATAGCCGTCCTCCTCGATCTGGACCCAGGCCCAGCCGTCGCGCTCGTCGAAGACGCGCACGCGCTCGCCCATCAGCGCCTCGGTCAGGAGCGCGGCGTCGGGCTCGGGCCTGCGCCTCAGGCCGAGAGCGGGCGCGATGACATGATAGCTCTGGCCCTCCACGAAGCGTTCGGCCGGCACCCGGCCCCGGAGCCAGGCGGCGGCCAGATCGGGGCGGTAGGGATGGAGGCGCGGATCGGGCGCATTGGTCATGGCGGCAGTCTCCCGGCACGGTCGGCAATCGAATCGGCGAGGCGCTCCAGATAGAGCGCGCCCTTGACGGTGCGCTGGACCAGCACGTTGCGCCGGTCCTCCTCGTCGCGCCGGCGGCTGACGAGCTCCAGCCGGCCCATGGAATCGAGCGCGCGCGTGATGACGGGCTTCGACACGCCGAGCTTGGCGGCGAGCCCGCGCACCGTATGCGGCGGCGCCTCCAGATAGATGGTGAGCAGGATGGTCATCTGGCGCACGGAAAGGTCCGGCTCGCCGTCGCGGACGAGATCGAGATTCACATCATGCCACAAGGTCAGCGCCTGCGCCGTCGTCAAGCGCACGGTCATCGCACCGCTCCACCTCCCCCGGTCCTCCCAGAGCGGCCTGCGTCCTGTCGGACGCAGACAAGCTGCTCTAGCACTTTGGAAACGATCCGCTGATCCAGAGCAGACCGTTACGGTCCCGTATCATTTAAACGGCGGGACCCGGCGGGCGCAAGACGCGCGTGCGCTGCACGGCTGGAATCGGGAGCGGGGAGACGGTTCCGTGCGCGGCCGGCGTCAGCGCCCGCCCGCATAGCGGTCGCGGATCATGGCGAAGAGCGCGCGGATACCCTGGGCCTCGCCGCCGACGGGATGGCCGGGATGCGCCTTGGGCGTCCAGCCATAGATGTCGAGATGGATATAGGCCTTCGCCTTCTCCACGAAGCGCTTGAGGAAGAGGGCGGCGACCACCGAGCCGGCGAAGGAGGAGTCCGAAATGTGGTTCACATCGGCGACCTTGCTGTCGAGCCAGCGGTCGTAGGGGCCCCACAGCGGCATGCGCCAGAGGGGATCGTTCTCCGCCGCCGCG from the Kaustia mangrovi genome contains:
- a CDS encoding 3-deoxy-manno-octulosonate cytidylyltransferase; translated protein: MASTRLPGKPLADIAGEAMIVHVWRRAMEAGIGRAVVAAAEPEIADAVRAAGGEAVLTAPDLASGSDRVHAAVAGLGPDGRFAYVVNIQGDLPTIAPETIRACLAPLADPAIDIATPVSLITDEAEIGNPNVVKAITRFADGETVARARDFRREIEAGERGPHYHHIGIYAYRRAALDRFVSLPESPREKAARLEQLRALDAGMTIAVALVDTVPFGVDTPADLERARMLLAARERTG
- a CDS encoding c-type cytochrome — translated: MMDTFELNKIVGAVLFALLVAMGLGVVSDIVYNPHIPDQPGYALTIEQAESEGGTEEVKEEVPLAVLLNEADPANGEKQAKKCATCHTFEKGGPNKIGPNLYDVVGRPIASHEGFSYSSALQAKAEELGDWTYESLDHFVEKPQGFAQGTKMSFAGIRGETDRADLLVYLRSLSESPAPLPEMPADDSAAAEGADVDMPAAEDGAAEDGQEAAPAAEDGAAEGGQEAAPAAGDDAAQDGAEDQTPAENSSE
- a CDS encoding microcin C ABC transporter permease YejB, which produces MTAYIVRRLLLMVPTILGIMLISFVIVQFAPGGPVERVLAQISGSDVAATARISGGTGGDGGGGGGVSSSGGGESITSKYRGARGLDPEFIRQLEEQFGFDKPAHERFLLMLKNFITFDFGQSYFRDISVIDLILEKMPVSVSLGLWMTVLSYMISIPLGIAKAMHDGTRFDVWTSAVVIVGYAIPGFLFAVLLIVLFAGGSFFDIFPLRGLVSDNWDSLAWYDKILDYLWHLVLPIAALAIGAFATTTLLTKNSFLDEIRKQYVMTARAKGLTERQVLYGHVFRNAMLIIIAGFPGAFISAFFTGSLLIETIFSLDGLGLLSFESIVNRDYPVVFATLYIFSLLGLVVNLISDLTYTWVDPRIDFETREV
- a CDS encoding extracellular solute-binding protein, with amino-acid sequence MRMTRRKALSLLGAGAGLPFLPVPGLMTPARAQAGGWHHGLSLFGDLKYGPDFKHFDYVDPDAPKGGRLRMATYQPFDSLNVVPPRGSVAPGVGLIYDSLMTSSLDEVSTEYGLVADGAEIADDISWVTYRLREGGRWHDGEPITPADVLFSFDALKTHHPLYHHYYQNVVKAEQTGDREVTFTFDQTGNRELPNIVGQITVLPKHYWDGKDAKGNPRDITKTTLDVPLGSGAYRIKQVIPGRTIVYERVPDYWGAELPVNIGRNNLDEIRYEVYRDLQVAFEAFKADALDFFVEATSKNWVSGYDFPAVKRGDVVQEAFPQMSRATGRLQAWVFNLRRKKFQDRRVRRAFNLALDFETMNETFFYGLYERIDSYFDGTELAATGVPEGLELEILEKVRDKVPEALFTEPYENPVGGSPKAVRRNLREALKLLEEAGWVVKNRRLVNAETGEPFTVQFLSDDPRSERTVGFYKKNLERLGMDVSLRVVDSSQYQNRLRSFDFDIISVVKLQSLSPGNEQRNYWGSESADVPGSDNEMGIKNPAVDYLIDRIIYAENREELVAATHALDRVLLWNDYVVPQWISGEIWTARWNRYSHPDPLPEYSFGFPSIWWYDKDKAAAIGGEG
- a CDS encoding extracellular solute-binding protein, producing the protein MSGPSVTRRCVLKGTGALAALPVLPRMADAAGEDRHGLSAFGDLKYPPDFAHFDYVNPDAPKGGVLSTVPSSWGWNQSPLTFNTLNTLVLKGDAPVGLDIIYDSLMTRATDEPDAVYGLVARSVRISGDGNLYTFLLRPEARFHDGSPLTADDVVFSLLTLKEKGHPAVSQSIRDMVEVSRDGDRAVTVRLADDHSRGLPMLVASLPIVSRAWYETRDFAASTLERPLASGPYKVGAFEPGRFIEYKRAGNYWARDLPVNRGRYNFDIYRVEFFRDRDVAFEAFKAKTYLLREEFSSKSWATQYDFPAIADGRVVQDTIPDNRPSGAQGYFLNTRRPQFSDRRVREALIYAFDFEWANENLFYGLYKRTHSFFQNSDMMAQGEPGEAELALLEPYRGQVPDEVFGEPFSPPVTDGSGRDRGSLRHAKRLLQEAGWTVSDGALRNAAGEPFTIEFLEDDPSFERVTMPYVRRLERLGIQARIRTVDPAQFQSRLKDFDYDVVVRRYAMPQTPDEGIKRFWSSADADVPGSDNLSGIKDPVVDALTETMIRAKTREEMVAAARALDRVLRAGRYWVPHWYKGTHTLAYWDAFERPETKPAYERGIVTTWWSRTGGDAAGDGGARG